Sequence from the Muntiacus reevesi chromosome 9, mMunRee1.1, whole genome shotgun sequence genome:
TTATCCTAAAGTAACTGGTAAATAACAGAGCAAGTGATACTTAAATCAAATGCAAGAACAGCAATGCAAAATTCCCAGGAACATAAAATATCAAGGAGACAAGACAACACCAAAAGATTGTGGTAATCTTCCTGTAACCAAACCCAAAGACATGGAGATCTACAATTTACCTGACAGATAATTCAAAATCTCTTTTAAGGAAATTCACTGAGTTTCAAGAAATCATAGTAAAACAATCCAATGAAATCAGGCAGACAATACATGATCAAAATGAGACAATTAAAAAAGATTAGTGATCATacaaaagaaccaaatggaaattctggagctgaatttctgaagaattcaatggatagAAAATGCAATAAAGAGTATCAACAAGAGAGTagacctagaaaaaaaaaaaatcagtagatacagagtgtgtttagttgctcagtcatgtccaactctttgttcgtggggaatctccaggcaagaatactggagtgggttaccattccctcctccaggggaccttcccaacccagggttcaaacccatgcctctctcattgcaggtgaattatttaccatctgagccaccagggaagcccatatactgaATAGGAACATTGGAATATCCAATgctgaatagaaaaaaattaaaagatgaagaagTGTTACCTATAGGAGACCatcaaaaaaaatcaatatcattgtcattccaaagaaaaagaaaaggggtcAGACAGCTCATTTGAAGAAATTACAGAAGACTCTCCAAACCTGGAGAGAGATTTGGGCATTCAAGTCATGAAAGTaataaatttttcattatatCAATCCAAAATGACCTTCTCAATACATAttataataaaactgtaaaaaccaAACACACAGGGATAATCTTCaaagcagagagaggagagaagtttGAAGCCTGCAAAGAAACCTCCATTAGATTATCAGCAGATTTCATAGCAGAAATCTTGCAGGcttgaacagaatgaaaagatattctcaaattattgaaagaaaaaacatgCCAACCCAGAATACTCTATCCAGAAAAGTTATCattcagaaataaagaagaaaaagactttCACAAACAAACACCTAAGATAATTCAATATCACCAGACATACCTTACAAGAAGTGCTAAAAGTtcctatggttaaaaaaaaaaaaaaaaaaaaaaaacagtgactaGTAGcatgaaaatatatggaaaatattcaacacattaaataaagcaaatgtaTAGTCATATTCTGAAAATCTAATACTGTAATAGATGATGTGTTAACCACTTAACTATagtataaaagttaaaagatgTGAGTAGGAAAGTATTCATAGCTACTATAATTTGTGAAGGAATATACAACATAAAAAGAGGCATATTGTAATATTGAAGACATTTGAGGGTATAAGAGGGCAAAGTGTTTGTATGTAATTAAGTTGCTAACAACATAAGGTAGACTAGTTTATCTTTTATGTAAGCCTCATATAACCACAAGGCAAATCTACAGTGGATTCACAAGAAATAAAGATAAGGAAATAAGAGGATAACACCATGCAAAGTCACCAATTCACAAATGTAGGTAACAAGAGTATTAAAAATTAACTACAAAGCAGCCAGGAAGTATTTCatcaaatggaaacagtaaggCTTTACATTTCAATGATTACTATAAGGATAAATAGATTGAATTCTCCAATCAAAAGGCACAGAGTTGCTcggtggatttttttaaaagaagaggaattCCCCGACAGTCTCACGGTCAGGACTGCATGGTTTCAGTGATGAGGATGCAGCTTCCATTCCTGCTCAgtaaactaagaccccacaagcaaCACAGCTGGACTGGGGGTGGAAAGTGGATTCTCACAaggtaaaaaatatatgtatatgtatatgtatatatatataatatatgtaactaCTTGTGGTGATGAATATTAATACCAAGACACCAAAGCTCAGCCTCTACCTCTCTTCTAGCTTCATTGCTCTGACCCACAGCCTCTTCATGGCCTTCTTCACTTCAGCATTTCTCAGGGAGTAGATGACAGGGTTGAGCAGTGGGGTGATCACCGTGTAGAACACGGCCACCGTCTTGTCCGCAGACAGGGTGGTGGAAGGTCTCAGATAGATGAAGATGCAGGGAGCAAAAAATAAGGTGACCACGGTGATGTGGgacccacaggtggacagggcctTGCGCCGCCCCTCGGAGCTCCGAGTCCTCAGATGCAGCAAGATGACCACATGGGAGGCTAAGAGGGCCACGAAGCTGATCACAGACAGGGTCCCCCCGTTGGCAACGATCAGAAGACCAACGAGGAAGGTGTCAGAGCAGGCAAGTTTGAGCAGGGGAAGCACATCACAGAAATAGTGGTCGAtcacattggggccacagaagggcaagTGGAAGACGAGAAGGCTATCGACCAAGGAATGCACGAAGCCTCCCACCCATGCTGCTCCCACCAGGAAGGCACACGCCTGCCGGTTCATGATGGTGGTGTAGTTgaggggcttgcagatggccacgtagcggtcataggccatcacggtgAGCAGGAAAGCCTCAGTGCCACCAAACAAGTGAATAAAGGAAAACTGTGTCATGCAGCCCCACAGAGATATGGCTTTCCTTTCAGCCAGCAGACCTGAGATGAGTCTGGGGGCTGTCGTAGAGGCATAGCATATCTCCACAAAGGACAGATAACTcaagaagaagtacatgggggagcCAAGGCTTCTGCTGCTCATGACAGTGAGGACAATGAGGAAATTCCCCAGCACGATGGCTACATACAGGAGCAGAAATATCACAAAGCAGACTTTCTGCACCAGCTGATTGGGAGAAAGTCCcaggaaaataaactctgtcacattGTGTGTTTTAGCCATGATATAGCCACCAGGAGGCAATAATTTGGAAGGGTGATCTGAAATGATACAAAAGACTCCTACATTAAGTGGGAAATTTACATAACAATCTGTTTTAAAAGTGAGAAGCTTGTGGGCTGGATACTGAATGATAAGTATGAGCTAGTTAtttagaaaagaagggaaaaacacTCCAAGGAAGCCGAGGAGAAAGTGCAAACTATAAAAATTTGAGCAAGGCTGAAGTAAAGTGAAGAAGAGCAACCATAAAGTTGtagcctctgggtcttcccagcgcaccaggcccgagcacttgtctcatgcatccagcctgggctggtgatctgtttcaccctagataatatacatgtttcgatgctgttctcttgaaatatcccaccctcaccttctcccacagtgtccaaaattctgttctgtacatctgtgtctctttttgttttgcatatagggttatggttaccatctttctaaattccatatatatgcgtatcgggtggagagggaggttggaggggggatcgggatggggaacacatgtaaatccatggctgattcatgtcaatgtatgacaaaagccactacaatattgtaaagtaattagcctccaactaataaaagtaaatgaataaaaaacttTGGAGCCAGGATCCAGTACCAATTCACAAAGGACTATTATGGACTTTGGGGTTTATTTAACAGACAATGGGGAATCATCAAAAATGTTAGTGGACCCAAAGGCAGAATCACTTGGCATGCAGACACTGGACTACTGGACTAGAGGTTGAACTGGGAGAAGTCTATTAGGAGACTGATCACCTCACTGGATGATGTAAGGCAGCAGGTATGGTGTTGCATGTCCAAAATAACCATCTCTCTATTGCCATTGAATGCTTCTGTCTTTTGCCTGCAGATTTCCTTCATCCTGCTTCCTTTTGCTCCTTTCCCTTCCTGGTTTTCAGAATAAGAATCTCACCTTCCCATATACCCTTCAGGGTCTTCTGAAGAAATTTCCCTGAATATTCAGCACCCTCTCTTATTTCTGCTTCTCCACCTAattatctgcttctgcattcgGTCACCAGGTGACCTAGTTCCTTTCAAAAGTTCCAGTTCAATCCATCCACAATTCTTCTCCTTACAGGTACCGTCACTTCTTTCAGGCTTCTGTCCCTCGGTGGCAATAGAAGTACAAACCACCTCTCCACCCAAAATGCCGACTATGACACATCCATAAAAGAAGGCAGACCTTCCAACACCTCAAAACATCACCACGATTGTGCACTGACTGGTTAGCAGACTATCTTCACCCATGCTGGATTTGGTCAAGGTGACTGAGATCGAATTGTATCAACATGGTCCCCTCCTACAGTTGGACTCCAGGGCGCCTGAGACCAGGAGTCATGTGACATCCACTCACACCACAAATCATCCTTCCTTGAGCATTGGGAACAGGTGATTATGTACTATCACAAGTCACCACTATAAGGAAATCACCAACAGAGTTTATGATTGCAGAGACCAAGAGAAGGGAGAGACCATCGCTAAACCCTCAGATCTTTTGAGAATTTTACCAAATCACTCCTAGAAGAAACCACTGCTGGACTCCTAGGTTCATATTCCAATTACTACAGGTGGTAACTAATCTAGAAAGTTATTTACCCTCTCAGAGACTCAAATCCACACCATTCCTTGGAGATAAAACCTACCTCACAATTGGATGCCATATGTCTCCCTCCTAGCCCATCCCAGGAGACGTTAAGTATTCGTACACTGTGCTGCCTTGGAAGCTTCTCAGAGATAGGAAATCCATTTCCCAATCTATACACCCTTACAGTCAGTGATTCCTCCTCTCTCAAGACATTTTGAAATCACAGCACTTTCCTCGCCAACTTATAATTATGTTCTGTGACCATCTGGTCCACTAAATTCTGAATTTACTGGGGTAGAGATTATAAACTGCTCAACACTCCATCTCCGGTGCCAACTGAATATCCACCACAAAATAGAACTCAGTGAATGTATATGGaatgaaaagcaaatataaatctTTCCTAGCTTCTGAGCACAGTATTTGGTACATTGTAAACGATCATtaaatgttgaaagaataaaGGACCAACACCAAATATTCTCCATCCCTGTGTCCCATGTCTAGCACAATGCTTGCCTCAGGCAGAGACCAGATCAATGTGGAGCATTTTGTTAAATGCCAGGGATGTCTGACAATATTCCCTTTGCTTTCAAGATGAAATAGCAACCATCCCATGCTCACAAAATAAAACTCACCCCAGTGTTTCTGTAGCTTTATTGTCTCACCacaattcttttttctgttctaacCACACAAAAGCAAATAATACCCCCCAAGAACATCCCCTAGAGTATGCAGTTCCCCAGTTATTCAGTCTAAAACCATTAAGGTCAAGCAACCAAACAGAGCTCATACATCTCAGGATTCGCCAGATGGAGAATCCACTCCTCCGCAGCCTCAGGCTTGGGAATGTTGAGACTAACCCAGAGGGTGCACTCTGCTGATTTAAAACAAGAGCACAGCAGactcgcctcccttgcgttcccCAGAGGTGTAAGAATTCTGGTGACCAGTCTGCATTCACGTAGTTGAGAGATACCAGGGAGGAAGGCATGGTGATCAAGTGAGAGAAGACTGGTCCCCAGAGACCCATGCCTGGCCCCTTCCTAACCAGGCACCTACCTCATGGGAAGCAGGACCTGGATACTAACATCTCAAACTTCCTTGTAGGTAACATAACTTCAGAAATCAATAGGGAATGGTAAATTAACTTCACCCAGTGTTCACAGGGTACTTAGGCTATGGGGCTCCATGCTGTTTAGAGGTCAGTTAGATTCAGCTCTTATCACGAACTCAGTCATGTGACTTTACATGAAATGACACCATTCAAAGGATGGGTCCGAGGGTATGGGCAGTGTCAGTAAACTGAGACAGCACTTCTACTGGCCTTTGGTGTGGACGAGGGTGCAGAACAGTAGATCTCAACTGTGAGCGATTTTTGCCTTCAAGGGTATATTTGGCAATATCTGGACACATTTTTCATTGTACGAACCTGCGGGGGAGGAGGTATTAGCATccagtgggcagaggccagagatgctaAGAAATATCCTATAATGCACAGGATAGCCTCCACAGCATAGCTTATCTGAGCCAAATCACAATACTACTGCTATTCAGATACCCtgctaaagaggaaaaaaaatctgaactggTGTTTATTAAAACTTGACTTTGATTGCATATGATTTATTGATCTGCTTTGAATCTGCAACAAAATGTTTTCCCAATGCCATAATGGCACTTTGCAAAATCAACGTACTCTACACCAGTACTATTCATGAATGTCATTAACTCAGTCTTGAGTAAAATTAAAGATGAGACAAGATGAGAAAATTCAACTAATAATTAAGGAGAAAATTATAATGACATAGTTTAAgattgttttaaagattttaatgCAATCACTCTGAGAACACAAACCCTAATTAATCATTATTCTCTATATTGAAAAAAAGCACCAGGAAGAAGATTAGCAAATAATTACATAAAAGTTTccaatatttcagttcagttcagttcagtcactcagtcgtgtccgactctttgcgaccctgtgaatcgcagcacgccgggcctccctgtccatcacaaactctcagagtttacccaaactcatgtccatcgagttggtgatgccatccagccatctcatcctctgtcgtccccttctcctcctgcccccatccctctcatcatcagggtcttttccaatgagtcagctcttctcatcaggtggccaaagtatttgagtttcagcttcaacatcagtccttccaatgaacacccaggactgatctcctttaggatgaactggttggatctccttgcagtccaagggactctcaagagtcttctccaacaccacagttcaaaagcatcaattcttcggtgctcagctttctttatagtccaactctcacgtccatacatgactactggaaaaaccatagccttgactagatggaccttttttggcaaagtaatgtctctgtttcttaatatgctgtctaggttggtcataactttccttccaaggagcaagcgtcgtttaatttcatggctgcaatcaccatctgcagtgatattggaacccaaaaaaataaagcctgacactgtttccccatctatttcccatgaagtgatgggaccggatgccttgatcttagtttcctgaatgttgaactttaagccaactttttcactctcctccttcactttcatcaagaggctttttagttcctcttcactttctgccatgaggatggTGTTATATgcctacctgaggttattgatatttctcccagcaatcttgattccagcttgtgcttcttccagcccagcatttctcatgatgtactctgcatgtaagttaaataagcagggtgacaatatacagccttgacgtactccttttcctatttggaaccagtctgttgttccatgtcccattctaattgttgcttcctgatctgcatacagatttctcaagaggcaggtcaggtggtctggtattcccatctctttccgaattttccacagtttattgtgatccacacagtcaaaggctttggcagagtcgctaaagcagaaatagatgtttttctggaactctcttgctttttcgatgatccagcagatgttggcaatttgatctctggttcctctgccttttctaaatccaacttgaacatctggaagttcacagttcacatactgctgaagcctggcttggagaattttgagcattactttactagtgtattcTTTGATATAAGACTGTATAAAGTCCTGAAGGTCCCCTTCAAACCTTCTGAAGCTGGTATTATTACTGTCTCCATTTGTATTTGTGGAAACTGGGAcccaaatgaattaaatgatCCATGAATGGTTACTTGAGTAGGACTTCTAACCCTGCTCTTCAAATTCCATCCTAAACAAACTGGCCCTCTCTAGAGCAAATAGGGCAAAGCAAAGGAGATTAATGTGGAACAGTCCCTGTTCTGCTGGAGAAGGACTGGACACTACTGGGTGGAATGCTAACAACCTATTCTCCCCAGCTCTGCTCCCCAGCATCCCAGGAAACCATCAGTCCTTGGTCCCCAAAATCCCTGGCCCATCCTGCTTGATATCCATGCACTCCGTCTTTGTCATGGAGTCCTCTGGAGGTGGTAAGAGCCCTGAAAGCAGACTTATGATACTGGTCCCCCCCTTGCTTAAGACTTACTGTGTGATTTGGGTAAATCTTTTAATCTTGCTGCATTTATTtactcacctgtctcctgagagcaCAAAATGAGGAATATGAGTAAAGTGCTTTGAATATCATAACCAAAGAGAAGGTGAGCTTCAACAACTATTGTTAATAAAGGAATTATTAAGTGCtattatccattttatagatgagatacCTGCAGATTCACAGGCTGTCACAGGTTCGCTGAATGAGCCTTTAAATATCACACTAAGAGCCTCATAAAGCCTTCcaccatggctcagatggtagagaatctgcctgcagtgcaggagacccaggttcaatcccaggatcaggaagataccctggagaacagAACAACTAGCCACTCAAGTCTTCTTGCCAGGAgacacccatggacagaggagcctagcaggctacagtccatggggttgcaaagagtcagacacaagtgaagcaacttaccaTACATGAGCCTCCTGGACTATGACCCCACCTTGAGTGTAGTGATTACAATTTACTTTTATGTGTATTCCCAGTGCCTCACTCAttacagataataaatatttaatgactgGAAGATTAAGGGAACAAGTGGAATattattagaaaaacagaaagagttcCCATTACAAGCATCAGACCAGAGATGCAAAATCATCTTAGATGCTACAAAGACGGGAAGTTTCCCAAGTCCAGGCTCATCAGATACCTTGCAGTTTCACTTCTCCCCTCGAGCTCCCCTTGACCCTGAAGATCTTCCTCATGGCACTTTTCACCTCACTGTTCCTCAGCGTGTAGATCAGAGGATTCAGCAAAGGTGGCATGACGATGTTAAAGAGGATGACGAGTTTGTCAGCGGCCAGGGTGGTGGAGGGTCGAATGTACATGAACATGGGGGGCACCAGGACCAGAAGCACAGTGATGATGTGTGAGCCGCACGTGGACAGAGCCTTGCGCCGGCCCTCAGAAGACCGGCTTCTCAGGCTCAGTAGGATGACCACGTAGGAGATGATAAGGATGATGAAGGACACTAAAGAAATCATGCCGCTGTTGGCCACCACGATGAGCCCCACCACCTAGGTGTCCGCACAGGCCAGCTTCAGCAGGGGATGGACGTCACAGAAGAAGTTGTCGATCTCGTTGGGCCCACAGAAGGGCAGCTGGACCATGAGGAGCGTCTGCAGGATGGAATGCAGGAAGCCAGCCACCCAGGAGGCCCCCACCAGCAGGCCGCACCTCTGGCGGCCCATGATGGTCGTGTAGTGTAGGGGCcaacagatggccacatagcggtcataggccatggccgTGAGGAGGAAGATCTCGGTGCCACCAAAGAAGTGGGCAGAAAAGAGCTGGGTCATGCAGCCCTCGAAGGAGATGGTCTTGCGGTCCACCAAAGTGTCCGCAATCATCTTGGGTGTGGTGGCGGATGGATAGCACGTGTCGGCAGAGGACAAgtggctgaggaagaagtacatgggggcgTGCAGGGTCTTGCTGGCGTTGATGGTGACGATGACCAGAAGGTTCCCCAGGACCGTGAGCACGTGGAAGACGGAGAAGACCAGGAAGCAGGCACGCTGCATCTCCCGGCTCTGGAAAAGGCCGAGCAAGAGGAACTCAGTCACGTTGTTCTTGGCGCCCATGGATTGTCTTCCCTGAGCACTGACAATCGGGTTAGGTCTGCAAGGACACAAACTGCAGGATATAAGAAAGCTTCCCATAGAGAAGGGACTTGTGGACACCGTGGCGGGAAGGGAGGGCGGGATGAACAGAGGACACtgttgacatatacatacactgCCTCATGTAAACAGACAGCTATGAGAAGCTGCTGACAGCACAGGGCGCGCAGTCTAGTGTTCCGTGATGACCGagagggggagggatggggggtgggacagaggctcaagagggaggggatacgtgCATTCTCATAGCCAAATCTCGGCTGTTGTAAagaactttgtaaagcaattatagtccaataaaaaaaataaaaaattaagaaggtTTCCCATATCCAGCAGTCAAGACACTGTAAGTCTGATAATGAGTCTAACACCTTATGTCAATGGGTGTCATAACTAACACTCATAACTCCTTTCTATGCCATAGCTAAAATACGGTATGTGGAAAGCATTTTGCTATCTAGACCCTGTAAGATTTCATGTACAGATCTACCCGAGAACATACATGTATCAGAACAAAGACCAGAGGCAGACCTGGGAAAATTGGAaagcatgtaaaataaataaatgaaagaataagtgAATGCATAAACAAATGTCTCAGATACTATGCTATAAATGATTATGAGATTAAAAGTTGTATTAAATTCAACAAAATTGTTGAACCCTCTAAGTGCCAACAAAGATTGTCACTAACCATTAAGAGCCTAGGACCATATCAAATGTCCTTACCCATAGGGCTATgtatagaataaaattttaaaatagggtAAAGGGGGAAGGTGAGAGATATCAACATTACAAAGCTGGGCTTTGTCTACATAAATCAGTAAGTTTGAAAAACAACCATGAGGACCTTGGTAACAAGCAGTGCTGGATGTTAATTATTTCATAGTCAAGGGCAGGTTGGCAGAGTGTAGGGAAAAAGGAAGTGAAATCGTACAGGACTGTTTTGAGTAGTGCTTTTATCACAAGTATCTTGTtattgtggttgttttttttttaaaaaaaaaaaaaaggcagatgaCATTTATGAATAGAAAAACAGtaaagtgacagtcgctcagtcatgtctgactctttgctaccccatgggctgtagcccaccgggctcttctgtccatgggattcttcagcaagaatactggggtgggtagccattcccttctccaggcgatcttcccaacccagggatcaaacttaggtctcctgcattgcagtcagattctttactgcctgaaccaccagtgaagcccagcaGAACAGAAGAGATGATTACATTtggggactttcccagtggtccagtggctaagactccacactcccaatgccaggggcccaggctaaatccctggtcagggaactagaatgcacatgccacaactatgtGTTTGCATGccgaaactaaagatcctgagtgctgcaactaacaaatggcacagccaaataagtaaataaatataataaatgtttttaaaaagataatcacaTTTTATAAGGACTAGAGAAGTGCCAACCCCTACATTCCCAGGAGACTTAGGATCCTGGAAAAGGTTCACAGAAGACTGAAAAGAAGAACAGATATGCCTGGGGCACTGACCCGCCAAGGCCGACACAAAGAATTCCCACTCAAAGCCTCTTCCACTCCTTCCTACTCCAAATCTAGGCCCCAAACACACTGCTTATCTTCGAACAGTTGAATCTAATTTaagctaaaaattaaaacaataaacagctgaaaattaaaacaataagcaATGACAATGCCAGGGGCAAGAACAAGCAAAACATTGTCATGTCCTGGGATATTACCCAGACTTATCTAGCATCTCCCTTATCCAGAAATTTCCTAAAATCCAATATCTTACAGCAAGATTCTTCTACCTCCTGCTCAATTTGTTAAAATGGTTTGATCAGATGTTTAAATGCACCCATGAGGCAGAAAGGAGAGACAGCACTGGAAATAGCCAGCCAGTTCCTGCCACTGAAGGAGAatgctataaaaataataataataatataatcattGTGTACACCCAGAAACAGACTTTGATACTAGATAAATAACCTAACcattattttcatgaaaaaaaattctaccatattttgtttttatttagtctTGTAATAAATGTAACAGAGCCATTGTTTCTATCTGGTCTTTTGTCAtgctaaaaaaaagagaaagaaagaaagaaaaaacaaggacaTTCTGCTGTGAGATCAAATGCTTGGAACTGCACAATTGGTGTTCAGGCCATCAAATGAAGACTGCTTTGGGAGGCAGATCCACAGCCGTCCAGAAGCGAGCTGCTAGAGACAAATTCTGTGAGAGTGATTTCCAATGCTTCCACGCCCTCGCTGGATGACACTGGACAAGGCGCTTGGCCCCTTAGAAACTCTGTTTCCTCCTATGTCAGATAATAATACCTATCGCCCAGGCTGCCATTATAAGGTAAGAGTattgaggacttccttggtggcacagtgaacaggaatccttctgccaatgcaggggacatgggttcaatccttggtccgggaagactccacaagcggcagagcaactaagcctgtgcaccacaacttctgaagtCTTCACACCAT
This genomic interval carries:
- the LOC136174643 gene encoding olfactory receptor 4X2-like; the encoded protein is MAKTHNVTEFIFLGLSPNQLVQKVCFVIFLLLYVAIVLGNFLIVLTVMSSRSLGSPMYFFLSYLSFVEICYASTTAPRLISGLLAERKAISLWGCMTQFSFIHLFGGTEAFLLTVMAYDRYVAICKPLNYTTIMNRQACAFLVGAAWVGGFVHSLVDSLLVFHLPFCGPNVIDHYFCDVLPLLKLACSDTFLVGLLIVANGGTLSVISFVALLASHVVILLHLRTRSSEGRRKALSTCGSHITVVTLFFAPCIFIYLRPSTTLSADKTVAVFYTVITPLLNPVIYSLRNAEVKKAMKRLWVRAMKLEER